In Candidatus Bathyarchaeota archaeon, one DNA window encodes the following:
- a CDS encoding ferritin family protein, whose translation MTELINLNKLGVAKGTVVEQAVEGNFKGETAEVGLYFAMARQAQREGFPEIAEVLKSIALDEAWHGARYAELAGKISESTKENLEKMLKGEIGANIGKRQAAVQAKKAGIDEAHDVFDETSKDEARHAEALRGLLARYF comes from the coding sequence ATGACTGAACTCATAAATTTGAATAAACTGGGCGTTGCCAAGGGAACAGTAGTAGAACAGGCAGTGGAGGGAAACTTTAAGGGTGAAACAGCAGAGGTGGGTCTTTACTTTGCGATGGCTCGTCAAGCTCAAAGGGAAGGATTCCCTGAGATAGCAGAGGTTCTCAAATCAATTGCATTGGATGAAGCATGGCATGGCGCAAGATACGCGGAGCTCGCAGGAAAAATATCTGAGAGCACTAAGGAAAATCTTGAAAAAATGCTGAAAGGCGAAATTGGAGCAAACATTGGGAAAAGACAGGCGGCAGTCCAAGCTAAAAAGGCAGGGATCGATGAGGCGCATGATGTTTTTGATGAAACTTCAAAAGATGAAGCGCGACACGCTGAAGCCCTCAGGGGCCTGTTGGCAAGATATTTCTAG
- a CDS encoding zinc metalloprotease HtpX, protein MNLIKLRLSMLGTLALIIGVSTIGMATLLAYSGGLNVYSLATMVILFNAAQWLLAPYLVNALYRVRKLDPIENPWLHSTFEDLSTRSGIKTPKLMISKMRIPNAFAYGSPLTGNHVAITEGLLTSLEGEEVEAVLAHELGHIKHRDVQVTMLISVLPSLFYIISRSTMFARYGKRDQKNGGGLALVGGLSMLLYLGLMLFNLRFSRLREYYADQHAAGIVSDGARKLTEGLAKITTSTARHRIFTPRTRGSSSFKTLFISDPDRAVKDVAELNSASIGRSDEELVANIASRKITGIARFAELFSTHPNIVKRIRALTN, encoded by the coding sequence TTGAATCTCATAAAGCTACGCCTATCTATGCTTGGAACCCTTGCACTCATTATAGGGGTTTCTACTATCGGAATGGCTACCCTTCTCGCTTACTCAGGGGGGCTGAACGTTTATTCACTCGCCACCATGGTTATTTTGTTCAACGCGGCCCAGTGGTTATTGGCCCCCTATCTTGTCAACGCCCTCTATAGGGTGCGCAAGCTCGATCCCATTGAAAATCCCTGGCTCCACAGCACATTTGAGGATCTATCAACACGTTCCGGAATCAAGACGCCAAAGCTGATGATCTCCAAGATGCGCATCCCCAACGCCTTCGCGTACGGGTCCCCCCTCACCGGGAACCACGTTGCAATTACGGAGGGGCTTCTTACGAGCCTTGAAGGAGAGGAGGTGGAGGCTGTCCTAGCCCATGAGCTGGGCCACATTAAGCACCGAGATGTCCAGGTTACCATGCTCATTAGCGTCCTCCCAAGCCTGTTCTACATCATCTCCCGGTCCACTATGTTCGCTCGATACGGCAAGAGGGATCAAAAGAATGGCGGGGGGCTTGCCTTGGTAGGGGGACTCAGCATGCTCCTATACCTTGGGCTCATGCTATTCAACCTTAGATTCAGCAGACTCCGGGAGTATTATGCTGACCAGCACGCGGCAGGCATCGTGAGCGACGGCGCCCGGAAGCTCACTGAGGGCCTGGCCAAAATCACGACATCCACGGCCCGTCACAGGATATTTACACCTAGGACCAGAGGGTCCAGCAGCTTTAAGACCCTCTTCATCTCCGACCCCGACAGGGCCGTAAAGGACGTTGCAGAACTGAACAGTGCCAGCATCGGGAGAAGCGATGAGGAGCTCGTTGCCAA
- a CDS encoding ornithine cyclodeaminase family protein gives MLYLCEEEIAEILTMREAIEAVEKAFGEYARGSAIMPSRSTMMLDKYNGSVSLMPSYLEETGALATKIISIYPENPRKGLPTTMASIVVNDPETGRISAILDGTYLTSIRTGAVSGVAARYLAPRDSRVAAVIGCGAQGMTQAWAMAETFNLDQIRIFDIFKEGMDRFVNEMVSRLGVDIIKAGSSKEAVKGADIVLTATTSKEPVIQRAWLEDRVHVGAFGSFYPDSRELDTATIVEGKVVVDSMEAIMDEAGDLLIPISEGAITADHIHAELGAVVNGEKEGRTNSDSLTVFKSVGIAIQDSSVASLVLRKYKESH, from the coding sequence ATGTTGTACTTATGTGAAGAAGAGATTGCAGAGATACTGACCATGAGGGAAGCCATCGAGGCTGTCGAGAAGGCTTTCGGAGAATATGCTAGGGGCTCAGCCATAATGCCCTCTAGATCCACGATGATGCTGGACAAATACAATGGGAGCGTCTCCCTGATGCCATCATATCTTGAGGAGACAGGGGCCCTCGCTACAAAGATAATCTCCATATACCCTGAAAACCCCCGAAAGGGGCTGCCCACAACAATGGCTTCTATCGTCGTTAACGATCCCGAGACTGGGCGAATCAGCGCAATTCTCGATGGCACCTATCTTACCTCCATTAGGACCGGGGCGGTATCCGGTGTGGCCGCCAGATATCTGGCACCAAGGGATAGTAGGGTCGCAGCGGTTATCGGATGTGGGGCCCAAGGGATGACTCAGGCCTGGGCTATGGCTGAGACGTTCAATCTGGATCAGATCAGGATTTTTGATATATTCAAGGAGGGCATGGACAGGTTCGTTAATGAGATGGTGTCAAGACTAGGAGTAGATATCATCAAGGCTGGGAGTAGCAAAGAGGCAGTAAAGGGCGCTGATATAGTTCTCACTGCTACCACATCCAAAGAACCTGTAATCCAAAGGGCCTGGCTAGAGGACCGGGTCCATGTGGGTGCGTTTGGGAGCTTTTACCCTGACAGCCGAGAGCTGGACACGGCTACCATCGTGGAAGGTAAGGTAGTGGTGGATAGTATGGAGGCTATAATGGACGAGGCGGGGGACCTTCTCATCCCTATTTCTGAGGGGGCCATAACCGCTGATCATATCCACGCTGAGCTGGGGGCGGTCGTGAACGGGGAAAAGGAGGGGCGAACCAATAGTGACTCTCTGACGGTGTTTAAGAGTGTCGGCATCGCGATCCAGGACTCTTCAGTTGCCAGTCTAGTGCTGAGAAAGTACAAGGAGTCCCATTAA
- a CDS encoding arginine--tRNA ligase — protein sequence MENPLAKLREECQGLIEKAIIEVYPGTKLPKAKYSPPPDLEMGELSSPVCFQLARTLKLSPQEIAQGIVEKIDASLSGLIESAEAVGGYLNFKVDVGRFAGLVLGTIVEGDEEYGFVKTQEPIRVMVEHTSANPNAPLHIGNARNSILGDCIAEILRRQGHEVLAHFLVNDMGRQVAMTTYGWKLMGKPEPEGRAELWVGTIYASVNVINETIRLSGKIDEAERRGLVHELAKLQREQEEYRKAAEELRKRYPKVYDTLAEKLPKINDTNAEIVALNTAYENNEPTTTKDVRKVVGYCLKGFETSLGEIGIGFDSFDFESDLVWKKAADEVLDELKGTPYAFMDEGALIFDCDRIANDLCLKERWGLNSEHEIPRLVLIRSDGTTLYTLRDMAYHIWKFNLVDRDINVIGSEQRLAQLQLRIALAAMGRLKMGDNLRHYAYELVNLPGIKMSGRLGRYVVLSKIVEKAEKLAYEVVDVRSPHLSVEHKEEIARIVGHGAIKYTLLSIDPMKTVTFDWEKALNFETNSAPYIQYSHARACNILKKAGDWPKPDYKSLYARQEKELTLALARFPEVFIDAANELKPMNITAYVNDLSDKFNSFYAAHPVLKAENPGLVGARLMLVEATRITIRNSLQTLGIAPPERM from the coding sequence ATGGAAAATCCCCTAGCCAAGCTGAGAGAAGAGTGTCAAGGACTTATTGAAAAGGCTATAATAGAAGTGTACCCTGGGACAAAGCTCCCAAAAGCAAAGTATTCCCCTCCACCCGACCTCGAGATGGGGGAGCTATCATCACCAGTGTGCTTTCAGCTCGCTAGGACACTCAAGCTGAGCCCCCAGGAGATAGCCCAGGGTATTGTAGAGAAGATCGACGCCTCTCTTTCGGGCCTTATTGAATCAGCGGAAGCCGTCGGGGGTTACCTCAACTTCAAGGTGGATGTGGGGAGATTTGCTGGGCTCGTCCTAGGAACTATAGTTGAGGGAGATGAAGAGTATGGCTTCGTTAAAACCCAGGAACCCATTAGGGTAATGGTGGAGCATACCAGTGCTAATCCTAACGCTCCACTTCACATCGGGAACGCCCGGAACAGCATCCTTGGTGACTGCATCGCCGAGATCCTTAGGCGCCAGGGCCATGAGGTCCTTGCCCACTTTCTCGTCAACGATATGGGACGCCAAGTAGCCATGACCACGTACGGGTGGAAACTTATGGGGAAGCCAGAGCCGGAGGGGAGAGCCGAACTATGGGTGGGTACCATCTACGCCAGCGTCAATGTCATCAACGAGACGATTAGACTCAGTGGAAAAATCGATGAAGCAGAGCGGAGGGGTTTGGTACATGAGCTCGCCAAGCTCCAGAGGGAGCAAGAAGAATACCGGAAAGCCGCAGAAGAGCTCCGAAAGAGATATCCAAAAGTCTATGATACCCTTGCCGAGAAACTCCCTAAAATTAATGACACTAACGCCGAGATCGTGGCCCTTAACACTGCATATGAAAACAACGAGCCAACGACCACCAAGGACGTCAGGAAAGTGGTGGGCTACTGTCTCAAAGGCTTTGAGACTAGCCTCGGCGAGATAGGGATCGGCTTCGACTCATTCGATTTCGAGAGCGACCTCGTCTGGAAGAAAGCAGCAGACGAAGTCCTCGATGAGCTCAAGGGCACCCCTTATGCCTTCATGGATGAAGGGGCCCTCATTTTCGACTGCGACAGGATCGCCAATGACCTATGCCTCAAGGAGCGCTGGGGGCTAAACTCGGAGCACGAGATCCCCCGCCTCGTCCTGATTAGGAGTGACGGCACCACCCTCTACACCCTAAGGGACATGGCATACCACATCTGGAAGTTCAACTTGGTGGACAGAGACATCAACGTCATTGGCTCAGAGCAGAGGCTTGCACAGCTCCAGCTTAGGATTGCCCTGGCCGCAATGGGCAGGCTCAAGATGGGGGACAACCTCCGCCATTACGCCTACGAGCTTGTCAACCTCCCAGGGATCAAGATGAGCGGACGCCTCGGCAGGTACGTTGTCCTCAGCAAGATTGTGGAGAAGGCCGAGAAACTAGCCTACGAGGTTGTTGACGTCCGTTCACCCCATCTTTCGGTAGAACATAAGGAGGAGATCGCCAGAATAGTGGGGCATGGAGCCATCAAGTACACACTCCTCAGCATTGATCCCATGAAGACAGTTACATTTGACTGGGAGAAGGCCCTCAACTTCGAAACCAACAGCGCTCCCTACATCCAATACAGCCACGCCCGCGCGTGCAACATACTGAAAAAGGCAGGGGACTGGCCTAAGCCCGACTACAAGAGCCTCTACGCACGCCAGGAGAAAGAGCTAACCCTAGCTCTTGCCCGGTTCCCTGAGGTCTTCATAGACGCCGCTAACGAGCTAAAGCCCATGAATATCACTGCGTACGTCAACGATCTCTCTGATAAATTCAACAGCTTCTACGCCGCGCACCCTGTCCTCAAGGCTGAGAACCCAGGGCTTGTCGGCGCAAGGCTCATGCTGGTGGAGGCGACCCGAATCACAATCAGGAACTCTCTCCAGACTCTAGGCATAGCTCCCCCGGAGAGGATGTAA